A single region of the Silene latifolia isolate original U9 population chromosome 8, ASM4854445v1, whole genome shotgun sequence genome encodes:
- the LOC141596159 gene encoding uncharacterized protein LOC141596159 isoform X2, with protein sequence MVILEEGEVTMLMEDSKLRNHAKMLFNREEAQMDAINSEPEYARYIKECNDSNDEIISLLNKCNDFNVFGKQRSENINAHVMEDTRDEIHKVVDMTLEIIRTWFGWDGLVKELKYEFKVAYDKFMNLRKKYYGSLGSGLVKENRGNEGSELIKTEIGKDIQDYVKYGINISLQRVRNSGSRARWVRKIAIHFEMLAGLDVRKENDIRRLAEDVSLYKQCMLDFGSDTRSGSNPVNSKEYLMLLQKGGVSFSDIIERKKNELGFEGEFDRLKDSKQLEVYQCMINEFGGETTSNIQFADFIFGEGRKTSTLPEMTEPTYFSEELLDDIVVSYGGSDGDY encoded by the exons ATGGTTATTTTAGAAGAGGGCGAAGTCACAATGCTAATGGAGGATTCCAAATTACGAAACCATGCCAAAATGCTCTTCAACCGAGAAGAGGCACAAATGGATGCCATTAATTCGGAACCCGAATATGCTAGATACATCAAAGAATGCAATGACTCTAACGACGAAATCATTAGCCTattgaataaatgcaatgatttTAATGTCTTTGGCAAACAACGGAGCGAAAACATCAACGCCCACGTAATGGAAGACACCCGGGATGAAATACACAAGGTCGTCGACATGACCTTGGAAATAATTCGGACATGGTTTGGATGGGACGGCCTTGTTAAGGAGCTTAAATATGAATTTAAAGTTGCGTACGACAAATTCATGAACTTAAGGAAAAAGTACTATGGAAGTCTAGGAAGCGGATTAGTAAAGGAAAATCGAGGAAATGAAGGGAGTGAATTAATCAAAACCGAGATTGGGAAAGACATTCAGGATTATGTTAAGTATGGTATTAACATAAGTTTGCAACGTGTTCGGAACAGTGGTTCACGAGCGAGATGGGTTAGGAAGATTGCGATACACTTTGAAATGCTTGCAGGTTTGGATGTTCGGAAGGAGAATGATATCAGAAGGTTGGCTGAGGATGTATCCTTGTACAAACAGTGTATGTTGGACTTTGGAAGCGATACTAGAAGTGGTTCAAACCCGGTTAATTCGAAGGAGTATTTGATGTTGCTTCAGAAAGGAGGTGTCTCATTTTCAGATATTATTGAAAG GAAAAAGAATGAGTTGGGATTTGAAGGTGAATTTGATAGGCTTAAAGACTCGAAACAGCTTGAG GTATACCAATGTATGATCAACGAATTTGGCGGAGAAACTACATCGAATATTCAATTTGCTGACTTTATATTTGGTGAAGGAAGAAAGACTAGTACTCTGCCAGAAATGACAGAGCCAACATACTTTAGTGAAGAGCTGCTTGATGACATTGTCGTCTCATATGGTGGCAGTGATGGTGATTATTGA
- the LOC141596159 gene encoding uncharacterized protein LOC141596159 isoform X1: protein MVILEEGEVTMLMEDSKLRNHAKMLFNREEAQMDAINSEPEYARYIKECNDSNDEIISLLNKCNDFNVFGKQRSENINAHVMEDTRDEIHKVVDMTLEIIRTWFGWDGLVKELKYEFKVAYDKFMNLRKKYYGSLGSGLVKENRGNEGSELIKTEIGKDIQDYVKYGINISLQRVRNSGSRARWVRKIAIHFEMLAGLDVRKENDIRRLAEDVSLYKQCMLDFGSDTRSGSNPVNSKEYLMLLQKGGVSFSDIIERKKNELGFEGEFDRLKDSKQLETGMPTIKNGYGLQVYQCMINEFGGETTSNIQFADFIFGEGRKTSTLPEMTEPTYFSEELLDDIVVSYGGSDGDY, encoded by the exons ATGGTTATTTTAGAAGAGGGCGAAGTCACAATGCTAATGGAGGATTCCAAATTACGAAACCATGCCAAAATGCTCTTCAACCGAGAAGAGGCACAAATGGATGCCATTAATTCGGAACCCGAATATGCTAGATACATCAAAGAATGCAATGACTCTAACGACGAAATCATTAGCCTattgaataaatgcaatgatttTAATGTCTTTGGCAAACAACGGAGCGAAAACATCAACGCCCACGTAATGGAAGACACCCGGGATGAAATACACAAGGTCGTCGACATGACCTTGGAAATAATTCGGACATGGTTTGGATGGGACGGCCTTGTTAAGGAGCTTAAATATGAATTTAAAGTTGCGTACGACAAATTCATGAACTTAAGGAAAAAGTACTATGGAAGTCTAGGAAGCGGATTAGTAAAGGAAAATCGAGGAAATGAAGGGAGTGAATTAATCAAAACCGAGATTGGGAAAGACATTCAGGATTATGTTAAGTATGGTATTAACATAAGTTTGCAACGTGTTCGGAACAGTGGTTCACGAGCGAGATGGGTTAGGAAGATTGCGATACACTTTGAAATGCTTGCAGGTTTGGATGTTCGGAAGGAGAATGATATCAGAAGGTTGGCTGAGGATGTATCCTTGTACAAACAGTGTATGTTGGACTTTGGAAGCGATACTAGAAGTGGTTCAAACCCGGTTAATTCGAAGGAGTATTTGATGTTGCTTCAGAAAGGAGGTGTCTCATTTTCAGATATTATTGAAAG GAAAAAGAATGAGTTGGGATTTGAAGGTGAATTTGATAGGCTTAAAGACTCGAAACAGCTTGAG ACAGGCATGCCAACGATTAAAAACGGATATGGTTTACAGGTATACCAATGTATGATCAACGAATTTGGCGGAGAAACTACATCGAATATTCAATTTGCTGACTTTATATTTGGTGAAGGAAGAAAGACTAGTACTCTGCCAGAAATGACAGAGCCAACATACTTTAGTGAAGAGCTGCTTGATGACATTGTCGTCTCATATGGTGGCAGTGATGGTGATTATTGA